A genomic stretch from Malus domestica chromosome 15, GDT2T_hap1 includes:
- the LOC103455995 gene encoding polyadenylate-binding protein RBP47-like isoform X2 produces MQSNGSDSSVQQQEEQQQNNNQRPQPQQAQAQTTPPPPQQQQWMGMQYPAAAMVMQHQMMPPQHYATPPPPPQHYMAYHQYQQQQHVQHLQQQQLGSSGENKTIWVGDLHHWMDENYLHTCFASTGEIASIKVIRNKQTLLSEGYGFVEFFSHATAEKVLQNYAGILMPNTEQPFRLNWATFSTGDKRSDNAPDLSIFVGDLAADVTDSLLYETFSSKYPSVKAAKVVFDANTGRSKGYGFVRFGDENERSQAMTEMNGSFCSSRPMRIGAATPRKSSAYQQQYSSQGGYVSNGTPTQGFQSDGDSTNTTIFVGGLDPNVTDEDLRQPFSQYGEIVSVKIPVGKGCGFVQFANRNNAEEALPKLNGTVIGKQTVRLSWGRNPANKQFRSDFGNQWGGASYYGGPVYEGYGYALPPHHDPSMYAAAAAAYGAYPVYGTHQQQVS; encoded by the exons ATGCAATCGAACGGCTCTGATTCGTCGGTGCAGCAGCAGGAGGAGCAGCAACAGAATAATAACCAACGGCCGCAGCCGCAACAGGCTCAAGCCCAGACGACGCCGCCGCCGCCGCAGCAGCAGCAGTGGATGGGGATGCAGTACCCGGCGGCGGCGATGGTAATGCAGCACCAGATGATGCCGCCGCAGCATTACGCGACGCCTCCGCCTCCGCCGCAGCACTACATGGCGTACCACCAgtaccagcagcagcagcacgTACAACACCTCCAGCAGCAGCAGTTGGGATCTAGCGGTGAGAACAAGACCATCTGGGTGGGCGATTTGCACCATTGGATGGACGAGAATTACCTCCACACCTGCTTTGCATCCACTGGCGAG ATTGCCTCCATTAAGGTTATTCGCAATAAGCAGACTCTTTTATCAGAGGGCTACGGATTCGTAGAATTTTTTTCACATGCAACAGCTGAGAAAGTTCTACAGAACTACGCTGGCATTCTAATGCCCAACACAGAGCAGCCCTTCCGTCTGAACTGGGCTACATTTAGCACGGGTGATAAGCGTTCAGATAATGCTCCTGATCTTTCCATTTTTGTAGGAGATTTAGCTGCAGATGTTACAGATAGTTTATTGTACGAAACTTTTTCTAGTAAATATCCATCTGTTAAAGCTGCAAAAGTTGTCTTTGATGCCAATACTGGCCGTTCAAAGGGATACGGTTTTGTGAGGTTTGGAGACGAGAATGAAAGGTCACAGGCTATGACTGAAATGAATGGTAGCTTTTGTTCCAGCAGGCCTATGCGCATCGGGGCCGCAACTCCTAGGAAATCATCTGCGTATCAGCAACAATACTCTTCACAAG GGGGTTATGTTTCAAATGGTACACCAACCCAAGGATTCCAATCTGATGGAGATTCTACGAACACAACA ATATTTGTTGGGGGGCTTGATCCTAATGTTACTGATGAAGATCTCAGGCAGCCCTTCTCTCAGTATGGTGAGATAGTTTCCGTTAAAATACCAGTTGGAAAAGGATGTGGATTTGTACAATTTGCTAACAG AAATAACGCCGAGGAGGCATTGCCGAAACTGAATGGCACAGTAATTGGCAAGCAAACAGTCCGCCTTTCATGGGGTCGCAATCCAGCAAATAAGCAG TTCAGATCGGATTTTGGCAACCAATGGGGAGGTGCCTCCTACTATGGAGGACCTGTTTATGAAGGTTACGGTTATGCTCTACCACCACATCATGACCCAAGCATGTATGCTGCAGCTGCGGCCGCATATGGAGCTTATCCGGTGTATGGCACCCACCAACAACAAGTAAGTTGA
- the LOC103455995 gene encoding polyadenylate-binding protein RBP47-like isoform X1, with protein sequence MQSNGSDSSVQQQEEQQQNNNQRPQPQQAQAQTTPPPPQQQQWMGMQYPAAAMVMQHQMMPPQHYATPPPPPQHYMAYHQYQQQQHVQHLQQQQLGSSGENKTIWVGDLHHWMDENYLHTCFASTGEIASIKVIRNKQTLLSEGYGFVEFFSHATAEKVLQNYAGILMPNTEQPFRLNWATFSTGDKRSDNAPDLSIFVGDLAADVTDSLLYETFSSKYPSVKAAKVVFDANTGRSKGYGFVRFGDENERSQAMTEMNGSFCSSRPMRIGAATPRKSSAYQQQYSSQGGYVSNGTPTQGFQSDGDSTNTTIFVGGLDPNVTDEDLRQPFSQYGEIVSVKIPVGKGCGFVQFANRNNAEEALPKLNGTVIGKQTVRLSWGRNPANKQQFRSDFGNQWGGASYYGGPVYEGYGYALPPHHDPSMYAAAAAAYGAYPVYGTHQQQVS encoded by the exons ATGCAATCGAACGGCTCTGATTCGTCGGTGCAGCAGCAGGAGGAGCAGCAACAGAATAATAACCAACGGCCGCAGCCGCAACAGGCTCAAGCCCAGACGACGCCGCCGCCGCCGCAGCAGCAGCAGTGGATGGGGATGCAGTACCCGGCGGCGGCGATGGTAATGCAGCACCAGATGATGCCGCCGCAGCATTACGCGACGCCTCCGCCTCCGCCGCAGCACTACATGGCGTACCACCAgtaccagcagcagcagcacgTACAACACCTCCAGCAGCAGCAGTTGGGATCTAGCGGTGAGAACAAGACCATCTGGGTGGGCGATTTGCACCATTGGATGGACGAGAATTACCTCCACACCTGCTTTGCATCCACTGGCGAG ATTGCCTCCATTAAGGTTATTCGCAATAAGCAGACTCTTTTATCAGAGGGCTACGGATTCGTAGAATTTTTTTCACATGCAACAGCTGAGAAAGTTCTACAGAACTACGCTGGCATTCTAATGCCCAACACAGAGCAGCCCTTCCGTCTGAACTGGGCTACATTTAGCACGGGTGATAAGCGTTCAGATAATGCTCCTGATCTTTCCATTTTTGTAGGAGATTTAGCTGCAGATGTTACAGATAGTTTATTGTACGAAACTTTTTCTAGTAAATATCCATCTGTTAAAGCTGCAAAAGTTGTCTTTGATGCCAATACTGGCCGTTCAAAGGGATACGGTTTTGTGAGGTTTGGAGACGAGAATGAAAGGTCACAGGCTATGACTGAAATGAATGGTAGCTTTTGTTCCAGCAGGCCTATGCGCATCGGGGCCGCAACTCCTAGGAAATCATCTGCGTATCAGCAACAATACTCTTCACAAG GGGGTTATGTTTCAAATGGTACACCAACCCAAGGATTCCAATCTGATGGAGATTCTACGAACACAACA ATATTTGTTGGGGGGCTTGATCCTAATGTTACTGATGAAGATCTCAGGCAGCCCTTCTCTCAGTATGGTGAGATAGTTTCCGTTAAAATACCAGTTGGAAAAGGATGTGGATTTGTACAATTTGCTAACAG AAATAACGCCGAGGAGGCATTGCCGAAACTGAATGGCACAGTAATTGGCAAGCAAACAGTCCGCCTTTCATGGGGTCGCAATCCAGCAAATAAGCAG CAGTTCAGATCGGATTTTGGCAACCAATGGGGAGGTGCCTCCTACTATGGAGGACCTGTTTATGAAGGTTACGGTTATGCTCTACCACCACATCATGACCCAAGCATGTATGCTGCAGCTGCGGCCGCATATGGAGCTTATCCGGTGTATGGCACCCACCAACAACAAGTAAGTTGA
- the LOC103455996 gene encoding uroporphyrinogen-III synthase, chloroplastic isoform X2, whose amino-acid sequence MAHLSLSSLSPPISYPPSCPPLQRRTFVVASRIQVASVTSTSNSHAPPRVVVTREHGKNSKLIASLAKQGISCLELPLIQHTRGPDLDRLCTVLSDTTFDWIVITSPEAGSVFLEAWKAAGSPNVTVGVVGAGTASIFEEVVQSSKRSLNIAFVPSKATGKVLASELPKNGIEKCTVLYPASAKASNEIEEGLSNRGFEVTRLNTYTTGPVHRVDQTVLKQALTAPVIAVASPSAIRAWVGLISEPEKWSNSIACIGQTTAKAAKKLGLRNVYYPANPGLEGWVGSILEALQANVHL is encoded by the exons ATGGCacacctttctctctcctctctctctcctcctattTCCTACCCACCTTCTTGTCCGCCACTTCAACGGCGAACCTTCGTGGTTGCTTCCAGAATCCAAGTGGCCTCCGTAACTTCCACCTCCAATTCACACGCGCCGCCGAGAGTCGTCGTGACTAGAGAGCACGGCAAGAACAGCAAGCTCATCGCCTCCCTG GCCAAGCAGGGAATCAGCTGTTTGGAGCTTCCGCTCATTCAGCATACACGGGGGCCTGATCTGGATAGGCTTTGTACAGTGTTAAGTG ATACTACATTTGATTGGATTGTCATAACTTCCCCTGAAGCGGGTTCAGTCTTCTTAGAGGCCTGGAA GGCTGCTGGAAGTCCAAATGTTACAGTAGGGGTTGTGGGGGCTGGTACAGCAAGCATATTTGAGGAAGTAGTACAGTCCTCAAAGCGATCCCTCAACATTGCCTTTGTGCCATCCAAAG CAACAGGCAAGGTTTTGGCTTCAGAGCTTCCTAAGAATGGGATTGAAAAATGCACTGTTTTATATCCTGCTTCTGCGAAGGCCAGCAATGAGATTG aGGAAGGCCTGTCCAATCGTGGGTTTGAGGTCACAAGGCTAAATACATACACAACG GGACCTGTCCATCGTGTCGACCAAACAGTTTTAAAGCAGGCACTCACCGCTCCTGTCATAGCAGTTGCTTCTCCTTCAGCTATTCG TGCCTGGGTCGGTCTTATTTCAGAGCCAGAGAAATGGAGCAATTCAATTGCCTGTATTGGTCAGACAACTGCTAAGGCTGCTAAGAAATTAGGCCTGAGAAATGTTTACTACCCGGCAAACCCAGGTCTTGAAGG GTGGGTGGGTAGCATACTTGAAGCGTTGCAAGCAAATGTACATTTGTAA
- the LOC103455996 gene encoding uroporphyrinogen-III synthase, chloroplastic isoform X4 → MAHLSLSSLSPPISYPPSCPPLQRRTFVVASRIQVASVTSTSNSHAPPRVVVTREHGKNSKLIASLAKQGISCLELPLIQHTRGPDLDRLCTVLSDTTFDWIVITSPEAGSVFLEAWKAAGSPNVTVGVVGAGTASIFEEVVQSSKRSLNIAFVPSKEEGLSNRGFEVTRLNTYTTGPVHRVDQTVLKQALTAPVIAVASPSAIRAWVGLISEPEKWSNSIACIGQTTAKAAKKLGLRNVYYPANPGLEGWVGSILEALQANVHL, encoded by the exons ATGGCacacctttctctctcctctctctctcctcctattTCCTACCCACCTTCTTGTCCGCCACTTCAACGGCGAACCTTCGTGGTTGCTTCCAGAATCCAAGTGGCCTCCGTAACTTCCACCTCCAATTCACACGCGCCGCCGAGAGTCGTCGTGACTAGAGAGCACGGCAAGAACAGCAAGCTCATCGCCTCCCTG GCCAAGCAGGGAATCAGCTGTTTGGAGCTTCCGCTCATTCAGCATACACGGGGGCCTGATCTGGATAGGCTTTGTACAGTGTTAAGTG ATACTACATTTGATTGGATTGTCATAACTTCCCCTGAAGCGGGTTCAGTCTTCTTAGAGGCCTGGAA GGCTGCTGGAAGTCCAAATGTTACAGTAGGGGTTGTGGGGGCTGGTACAGCAAGCATATTTGAGGAAGTAGTACAGTCCTCAAAGCGATCCCTCAACATTGCCTTTGTGCCATCCAAAG aGGAAGGCCTGTCCAATCGTGGGTTTGAGGTCACAAGGCTAAATACATACACAACG GGACCTGTCCATCGTGTCGACCAAACAGTTTTAAAGCAGGCACTCACCGCTCCTGTCATAGCAGTTGCTTCTCCTTCAGCTATTCG TGCCTGGGTCGGTCTTATTTCAGAGCCAGAGAAATGGAGCAATTCAATTGCCTGTATTGGTCAGACAACTGCTAAGGCTGCTAAGAAATTAGGCCTGAGAAATGTTTACTACCCGGCAAACCCAGGTCTTGAAGG GTGGGTGGGTAGCATACTTGAAGCGTTGCAAGCAAATGTACATTTGTAA
- the LOC103455996 gene encoding uroporphyrinogen-III synthase, chloroplastic isoform X3, which translates to MAHLSLSSLSPPISYPPSCPPLQRRTFVVASRIQVASVTSTSNSHAPPRVVVTREHGKNSKLIASLAKQGISCLELPLIQHTRGPDLDRLCTVLSADTTFDWIVITSPEAGSVFLEAWKAAGSPNVTVGVVGAGTASIFEEVVQSSKRSLNIAFVPSKEEGLSNRGFEVTRLNTYTTGPVHRVDQTVLKQALTAPVIAVASPSAIRAWVGLISEPEKWSNSIACIGQTTAKAAKKLGLRNVYYPANPGLEGWVGSILEALQANVHL; encoded by the exons ATGGCacacctttctctctcctctctctctcctcctattTCCTACCCACCTTCTTGTCCGCCACTTCAACGGCGAACCTTCGTGGTTGCTTCCAGAATCCAAGTGGCCTCCGTAACTTCCACCTCCAATTCACACGCGCCGCCGAGAGTCGTCGTGACTAGAGAGCACGGCAAGAACAGCAAGCTCATCGCCTCCCTG GCCAAGCAGGGAATCAGCTGTTTGGAGCTTCCGCTCATTCAGCATACACGGGGGCCTGATCTGGATAGGCTTTGTACAGTGTTAAGTG CAGATACTACATTTGATTGGATTGTCATAACTTCCCCTGAAGCGGGTTCAGTCTTCTTAGAGGCCTGGAA GGCTGCTGGAAGTCCAAATGTTACAGTAGGGGTTGTGGGGGCTGGTACAGCAAGCATATTTGAGGAAGTAGTACAGTCCTCAAAGCGATCCCTCAACATTGCCTTTGTGCCATCCAAAG aGGAAGGCCTGTCCAATCGTGGGTTTGAGGTCACAAGGCTAAATACATACACAACG GGACCTGTCCATCGTGTCGACCAAACAGTTTTAAAGCAGGCACTCACCGCTCCTGTCATAGCAGTTGCTTCTCCTTCAGCTATTCG TGCCTGGGTCGGTCTTATTTCAGAGCCAGAGAAATGGAGCAATTCAATTGCCTGTATTGGTCAGACAACTGCTAAGGCTGCTAAGAAATTAGGCCTGAGAAATGTTTACTACCCGGCAAACCCAGGTCTTGAAGG GTGGGTGGGTAGCATACTTGAAGCGTTGCAAGCAAATGTACATTTGTAA
- the LOC103455996 gene encoding uroporphyrinogen-III synthase, chloroplastic isoform X1 — translation MAHLSLSSLSPPISYPPSCPPLQRRTFVVASRIQVASVTSTSNSHAPPRVVVTREHGKNSKLIASLAKQGISCLELPLIQHTRGPDLDRLCTVLSADTTFDWIVITSPEAGSVFLEAWKAAGSPNVTVGVVGAGTASIFEEVVQSSKRSLNIAFVPSKATGKVLASELPKNGIEKCTVLYPASAKASNEIEEGLSNRGFEVTRLNTYTTGPVHRVDQTVLKQALTAPVIAVASPSAIRAWVGLISEPEKWSNSIACIGQTTAKAAKKLGLRNVYYPANPGLEGWVGSILEALQANVHL, via the exons ATGGCacacctttctctctcctctctctctcctcctattTCCTACCCACCTTCTTGTCCGCCACTTCAACGGCGAACCTTCGTGGTTGCTTCCAGAATCCAAGTGGCCTCCGTAACTTCCACCTCCAATTCACACGCGCCGCCGAGAGTCGTCGTGACTAGAGAGCACGGCAAGAACAGCAAGCTCATCGCCTCCCTG GCCAAGCAGGGAATCAGCTGTTTGGAGCTTCCGCTCATTCAGCATACACGGGGGCCTGATCTGGATAGGCTTTGTACAGTGTTAAGTG CAGATACTACATTTGATTGGATTGTCATAACTTCCCCTGAAGCGGGTTCAGTCTTCTTAGAGGCCTGGAA GGCTGCTGGAAGTCCAAATGTTACAGTAGGGGTTGTGGGGGCTGGTACAGCAAGCATATTTGAGGAAGTAGTACAGTCCTCAAAGCGATCCCTCAACATTGCCTTTGTGCCATCCAAAG CAACAGGCAAGGTTTTGGCTTCAGAGCTTCCTAAGAATGGGATTGAAAAATGCACTGTTTTATATCCTGCTTCTGCGAAGGCCAGCAATGAGATTG aGGAAGGCCTGTCCAATCGTGGGTTTGAGGTCACAAGGCTAAATACATACACAACG GGACCTGTCCATCGTGTCGACCAAACAGTTTTAAAGCAGGCACTCACCGCTCCTGTCATAGCAGTTGCTTCTCCTTCAGCTATTCG TGCCTGGGTCGGTCTTATTTCAGAGCCAGAGAAATGGAGCAATTCAATTGCCTGTATTGGTCAGACAACTGCTAAGGCTGCTAAGAAATTAGGCCTGAGAAATGTTTACTACCCGGCAAACCCAGGTCTTGAAGG GTGGGTGGGTAGCATACTTGAAGCGTTGCAAGCAAATGTACATTTGTAA
- the LOC103455997 gene encoding serine carboxypeptidase 1-like has protein sequence MKNLNKLIKSRKSGNPLHSKSWDRLDVAPDHYSPVYVGSQEGLMEADKIDALPGQPEGVNFNHYAGYVTVDPKAGRESFYYFVESPQNSSTNPLVVSLHGGPGGCSPFGYGALEELGPFRVSSDNKTLISNDYAWNNVANVLFLETPLGTGFSYSNTSSDYETVGDQSTAEDNYVFLVNWLERFPQYKTRDLFITGESSAGHYAPQLAYTILSNNNVTNQTKINLKGIAIGNPYIDDNTALLAIFDNLWTHAFNSDETNAGIHKYCNLTNLGDNPSEECRRYVSQAVMELGEDIDIANIYAPVCTTSEDDSEPKSASTGSVAADFDPCSDNYVEAYLNLAEVQSALHARPTKWTACSDTDWTDSPTTMLPTIQQLIESGISLWIYSGDTDGYFSVTSSRYALHILNLPIQTPWRPWHSSTEEVGGYVVGYEGLTFATVRGAGLMVPTYQPERALTLISSFLQGQLPPLPPPPSP, from the exons ATGAAGAACCTCAACAAATTGATCAAGTCTCGCAAATCTGGAAATCCTCTTCATTCTAAATCATGGGATCGCTTAGATGTCGCACCAGACCACTATTCTCCGGTGTATGTCGGATCACAAGAAGGGTTGATGGAAGCTGATAAGATTGATGCCTTGCCAGGACAGCCTGAAGGAGTAAATTTTAATCACTATGCAGGCTATGTTACTGTGGACCCTAAAGCTGGGAGGGAATCGTTCTACTATTTTGTAGAGTCACCCCAAAATTCTTCAACCAATCCTCTGGTGGTGTCATTACACGGAG GACCTGGAGGATGCTCACCTTTTGGATATGGAGCCTTGGAAGAACTAGGACCATTCAGAGTTAGCAGTGACAACAAGACACTAATCTCTAATGACTATGCTTGGAACAACG TGGCAAACGTGCTCTTCTTGGAGACTCCATTAGGGACTGGGTTCTCATATTCAAACACATCGTCTGACTATGAAACTGTGGGTGATCAGAGCACAGCTGAGGACAACTACGTTTTTCTTGTAAACTGGCTGGAGAGATTTCCCCAATATAAAACCAGGGATTTGTTCATCACTGGAGAGAGTTCTGCAGGCCATTACGCACCTCAACTTGCTTACACCATTCTCTCTAACAACAATGTcaccaatcaaacaaaaatcAATCTCAAAGGAATTGCA ATTGGGAATCCTTATATCGATGATAATACCGCTCTACTAGCCATTTTCGATAATTTGTGGACACATGCTTTCAACTCTGACGAAACCAATGCAGGAATACACAAATATTGTAACCTTACTAATTTAGGTGATAATCCCTCCGAAGAGTGTCGTAGATATGTGTCTCAAGCAGTCATGGAGCTAGGAGAAGATATTGATATTGCCAACATCTATGCTCCAGTTTGCACAACATCAGAGGACGATTCAGAACCCAAATCTGCCTCAACTGGTTCT GTTGCTGCTGATTTTGATCCATGTTCTGACAACTATGTGGAGGCCTATCTAAACCTTGCCGAGGTGCAGTCAGCTCTTCATGCAAGACCGACAAAGTGGACTGCTTGCAG TGATACTGATTGGACGGACAGCCCAACAACCATGCTACCCACAATACAACAGCTCATTGAAAGTGGGATAAGCTTGTGGATATATAG TGGAGACACCGATGGGTACTTTTCAGTCACATCTTCTAGATACGCCCTACACATCCTCAACTTACCAATCCAGACACCCTGGAGGCCATGGCACTCTAGTACTGAAGAG GTCGGAGGATATGTGGTTGGGTACGAAGGGCTGACATTTGCTACGGTGAGGGGAGCTGGGCTCATGGTTCCCACCTACCAACCAGAGCGAGCACTCACCTTgatctcatctttccttcaaggACAGCTTCCTCCTCTCCCTCCCCCTCCCTCTCCCTAA